The Beijerinckiaceae bacterium genome has a window encoding:
- a CDS encoding acetyl-CoA acetyltransferase — protein MPEAFIYDHVRTPRGRGKPDGALHEVSTLGLAATVLQAIKERGDLDTHLVDDVVLGCVDPVGEAGGDIARAAALTADYGNHVPGVQINRFCASGLDAINFAAAQVMAGQHQLTVGGGVESMSRVGIGASGGAWPVDPAIAIKSYFMPQGVSADLIATKYGFSRDDVDQYAVTSQQRAAKAWSEGHFKNSIVPVRDINGIALLDRDEHMRPTTDMQSLAALKPSFTMMGEQGGFDAVAVDAHPEVERVVHVHHAGNSSGIVDGAAAVLIGSAEAGQAMGRKPRAKIRAFANIGSEPAMMLTGPVDVTRKVLARAGMRIEDIDLFEVNEAFASVVLRYLQAFDLDLGKLNVNGGAIAMGHPLGATGAMLLGTAIDELERTGKGTALITLCIGAGMGTATIIERV, from the coding sequence GTGCCCGAAGCTTTCATTTACGATCATGTGCGCACCCCGCGCGGACGCGGTAAACCGGATGGCGCCTTGCACGAGGTTTCGACACTCGGACTTGCCGCCACCGTCTTGCAGGCGATCAAGGAGCGTGGCGACCTCGACACTCATCTGGTTGACGATGTCGTTCTTGGCTGCGTCGATCCCGTGGGCGAGGCCGGCGGCGACATCGCACGAGCCGCGGCCCTGACCGCCGATTACGGCAATCATGTTCCCGGCGTCCAGATCAACCGTTTCTGCGCCTCCGGTCTCGATGCGATCAATTTTGCGGCCGCTCAAGTGATGGCCGGACAGCATCAGCTGACGGTGGGCGGCGGCGTCGAATCGATGAGTCGGGTCGGTATCGGCGCATCGGGGGGCGCTTGGCCGGTCGATCCGGCGATTGCAATCAAATCCTATTTCATGCCGCAAGGCGTGTCGGCCGATCTCATCGCCACCAAATATGGATTTTCCCGTGACGACGTCGACCAATATGCGGTCACCTCGCAACAACGCGCGGCAAAGGCCTGGAGCGAGGGTCACTTTAAGAATTCAATCGTCCCCGTGCGCGACATCAACGGCATCGCCCTCCTCGACCGCGACGAACATATGCGGCCAACGACCGACATGCAGTCGCTCGCCGCGCTCAAACCATCCTTCACAATGATGGGCGAACAAGGCGGTTTCGATGCGGTCGCGGTCGATGCCCATCCGGAGGTCGAACGCGTCGTTCATGTCCATCATGCGGGCAATTCCTCGGGCATTGTCGATGGCGCCGCTGCCGTCCTCATAGGCTCGGCCGAGGCTGGCCAGGCCATGGGGCGCAAGCCGCGCGCAAAAATCCGGGCCTTCGCGAATATCGGCTCGGAGCCCGCCATGATGCTGACCGGACCGGTCGATGTCACAAGGAAAGTGTTGGCGCGTGCCGGCATGAGGATCGAGGACATCGATCTCTTCGAGGTCAACGAAGCGTTTGCCTCGGTTGTCCTGCGCTACCTCCAGGCCTTCGACCTTGACCTCGGGAAACTCAATGTCAACGGCGGTGCTATCGCAATGGGCCATCCTCTCGGCGCAACCGGCGCCATGCTGCTGGGCACGGCGATCGACGAACTTGAGCGCACGGGCAAGGGGACGGCACTCATCACCCTTTGCATCGGTGCGGGCATGGGCACTGCAACGATCATCGAACGGGTGTAG
- a CDS encoding acyl-CoA dehydrogenase, translated as MPSYKAPVEEVLFLLRDVFPIQRLNNLPGFADATPDVVEAIISEAAKLCEETLHPLNQAGDRAGCIRHKDGRVETPAGFKDAYRAFVGGGWIGLAADPDYGGQGLPYTLAAIVNEFASSANMAFAMYPGLSQGALAALMTHGSPEQKKIFTPKLISGEWSGTMNLTESHCGTDLGLLKTKAVPQADGSYAITGEKIFISAGEHDLADNIIHLVLARIEGAPAGVKGISLFVVPKLLIEADGSVGTSNNVTCGSIEHKMGIHANATCVMNYDGAKGWLVGEPNKGLNAMFVMMNEARLGVAIQGLAISEIAYQNAAAYAKDRLQGRSLSGPKYPDKPADPIIVHPDVRRNLLTIRAFNEAARALVVWTALKSDIAHRSNDKAEVQAASDSLGLLTPVLKGVLTDFGFENAVKAQQILGGHGYIEEWGMEQFVRDARIAMIYEGANGIQALDLVGRKLAKDGGRAIMNFFAEVKSFIKDNESDEQMRPYVSGLKLGVEHLEQATMWFMQNAMAKPENAGAGSYDYMHLFGLVALGFMWARIAKAALVIKKTGNGDAAAMEAKLMTGRYFMERIMPESSAHFARISAGAETLMALSAEQF; from the coding sequence ATGCCGAGTTACAAGGCGCCGGTCGAAGAAGTTCTTTTCCTTCTCCGTGATGTTTTTCCGATCCAGCGTTTGAATAATTTGCCTGGATTCGCCGACGCGACGCCTGACGTCGTCGAAGCGATCATTTCCGAAGCCGCGAAGCTATGTGAGGAAACCCTCCACCCCTTGAATCAGGCTGGCGACCGCGCGGGATGCATCCGCCACAAGGATGGCCGCGTTGAGACACCAGCGGGTTTCAAAGATGCCTATCGTGCTTTTGTCGGCGGAGGCTGGATCGGCCTTGCCGCCGATCCCGATTACGGTGGACAGGGACTGCCCTATACGTTAGCGGCGATCGTCAACGAATTCGCGAGTTCCGCTAATATGGCCTTCGCCATGTATCCCGGCTTGAGCCAAGGCGCGCTTGCCGCCCTCATGACTCATGGCTCCCCCGAACAGAAGAAGATTTTCACGCCGAAACTGATCAGCGGCGAATGGTCGGGAACCATGAATCTGACCGAATCGCATTGCGGTACCGATCTCGGTCTTTTGAAAACCAAGGCGGTGCCTCAAGCTGATGGTTCCTATGCCATTACCGGCGAAAAAATATTCATCTCGGCCGGCGAGCATGATCTTGCGGATAATATTATCCATCTCGTGTTGGCCAGGATCGAGGGAGCGCCCGCCGGCGTCAAAGGCATTTCGCTTTTCGTCGTGCCTAAATTGCTGATCGAAGCGGACGGTTCGGTCGGGACCTCCAACAATGTCACCTGCGGTTCGATCGAGCATAAGATGGGCATTCACGCCAATGCCACCTGCGTGATGAATTATGACGGAGCCAAGGGCTGGCTCGTTGGCGAGCCCAACAAGGGCTTGAATGCCATGTTCGTGATGATGAACGAGGCCCGTCTCGGTGTGGCGATCCAGGGTTTGGCGATCTCGGAAATCGCCTATCAAAATGCCGCCGCCTACGCCAAGGATCGCTTGCAGGGACGCTCACTTTCAGGGCCGAAATATCCCGACAAGCCGGCGGATCCGATCATCGTTCACCCCGACGTGCGGCGCAATTTGTTGACGATCCGCGCCTTCAATGAAGCCGCCCGGGCGCTCGTCGTTTGGACCGCGCTGAAAAGCGACATTGCGCATCGCTCGAATGACAAGGCCGAAGTTCAGGCGGCCTCGGATAGTTTGGGCCTGCTGACCCCCGTGTTGAAAGGCGTGTTGACCGACTTCGGGTTCGAGAATGCGGTCAAGGCCCAGCAAATCCTCGGCGGCCACGGCTATATCGAGGAATGGGGCATGGAACAATTCGTCCGCGATGCCCGCATCGCCATGATCTACGAAGGCGCCAACGGGATTCAGGCCCTCGATCTTGTCGGCCGCAAGCTCGCCAAGGACGGCGGCCGCGCGATCATGAATTTCTTCGCCGAGGTCAAATCCTTCATCAAGGACAATGAGTCCGACGAGCAGATGCGGCCCTATGTTTCAGGGCTGAAGCTCGGCGTCGAACATCTCGAACAGGCAACGATGTGGTTCATGCAAAATGCCATGGCAAAGCCGGAAAATGCCGGCGCCGGTTCCTATGACTATATGCATTTATTCGGGCTGGTCGCCCTTGGGTTCATGTGGGCGCGGATCGCCAAGGCCGCTCTCGTAATCAAAAAGACCGGCAATGGCGATGCCGCCGCCATGGAAGCCAAACTAATGACCGGCAGATATTTCATGGAACGCATCATGCCGGAATCGAGCGCTCATTTCGCCCGCATTTCCGCCGGCGCCGAAACCTTGATGGCGCTGTCGGCCGAACAATTCTGA
- a CDS encoding MerR family transcriptional regulator, producing MDTMGQQHFRWDMNPYLLHSVPNGPEPGANGEQYRDGSVDEPRLSTIREMVRDFGISIRALRFYEDCGLLHPRRVGNARRYDARNKLHLRMILAGKELGFSLSEIEGILASNEEEVGDLERDPVPEQIDAQISHLERQRVKIDQAIRALQLAHRRASGSSPSRSALCQSIRALERIPKKLRQMF from the coding sequence ATGGATACGATGGGGCAACAGCATTTCCGCTGGGATATGAATCCCTACCTGCTTCATTCCGTTCCAAACGGTCCCGAACCGGGAGCGAATGGGGAGCAATATCGCGATGGGTCGGTCGACGAACCGCGATTGAGTACCATTCGTGAAATGGTCCGGGATTTTGGGATCAGCATCCGCGCGCTCCGTTTTTACGAAGACTGCGGCCTCCTGCACCCCCGGCGGGTGGGAAACGCCCGCAGGTACGATGCGCGCAACAAATTGCATCTCAGGATGATTTTAGCGGGCAAGGAACTCGGATTTAGCCTGTCCGAGATCGAGGGCATTTTAGCTTCCAACGAAGAGGAAGTCGGGGATCTGGAACGGGACCCGGTGCCGGAACAAATCGATGCTCAAATCAGCCATCTCGAACGTCAACGCGTCAAAATCGACCAGGCGATCCGCGCCTTGCAACTCGCGCATCGGCGGGCGTCGGGATCCAGCCCCTCGCGCAGCGCGCTTTGTCAATCAATCCGGGCGTTAGAACGCATTCCAAAAAAATTGCGACAAATGTTTTAG